From one Melioribacteraceae bacterium genomic stretch:
- a CDS encoding OmpH family outer membrane protein encodes MKKVFLFSIVLLFMTVALTAQTTGLKVGFVDSQVILNQYPPAIKAQSDLDAMIQNWNKKIDSMTVALQQAYQTYQQQIESMTPEARATREQEIVGQQQKLDQFRQSKYNQQNGELYIKQEEMLGPIKQNVFDAIDKVAKEEGMNFVFDKAGDVVLLYADQEFDITFKVLDKLKRGK; translated from the coding sequence GTGAAAAAGGTATTTTTATTTTCAATTGTTCTTCTTTTTATGACAGTTGCTTTAACAGCACAAACAACCGGTCTAAAGGTTGGATTTGTTGATTCACAGGTAATTTTGAATCAATATCCTCCCGCAATTAAAGCACAAAGTGATCTAGACGCAATGATCCAAAACTGGAATAAAAAGATTGACAGCATGACAGTGGCTCTTCAACAAGCTTATCAAACATATCAACAACAAATTGAAAGCATGACACCTGAAGCCAGAGCAACAAGAGAACAAGAGATTGTTGGTCAACAACAAAAACTTGATCAATTCAGACAGTCAAAATACAATCAGCAAAATGGCGAACTTTATATTAAGCAAGAAGAAATGTTGGGTCCAATAAAACAAAACGTATTTGATGCAATCGATAAAGTTGCGAAAGAAGAAGGTATGAATTTTGTTTTTGATAAAGCCGGCGATGTTGTTCTCCTTTATGCCGACCAAGAATTCGATATTACCTTTAAAGTACTCGACAAACTCAAAAGAGGAAAATAA
- a CDS encoding OmpH family outer membrane protein, with amino-acid sequence MKRLLVALVLLGSAFTLSAQLKIGYVDSNTIMSKLPDATDAQARLDALIAEWQEELRKMEDEWQSKYNDYDQRKLIMSDQKRSETEKELVALETKITSYRQQKFGPTGDLFKKQTELMEPVQNKVFNVIQEVAEDLELDFVFDKSGDIIFLYTKPEHDITPLVLEKLEIEQ; translated from the coding sequence ATGAAAAGACTATTAGTTGCATTAGTTCTATTAGGTTCAGCTTTTACATTGTCTGCCCAACTAAAAATTGGGTATGTTGATTCAAACACAATAATGTCTAAACTTCCGGACGCTACTGATGCGCAAGCCAGATTGGATGCCTTAATTGCCGAATGGCAAGAAGAACTCCGCAAGATGGAAGATGAATGGCAATCCAAATATAATGATTATGATCAACGTAAATTGATTATGAGTGATCAGAAAAGATCCGAGACTGAAAAAGAGTTAGTAGCTCTCGAGACTAAAATTACATCATATAGACAACAGAAGTTTGGACCTACCGGTGATCTCTTCAAAAAGCAGACCGAACTGATGGAGCCTGTACAGAACAAAGTATTTAATGTTATTCAGGAAGTGGCTGAGGATTTAGAACTAGATTTTGTATTCGATAAAAGTGGTGATATAATCTTTTTATATACTAAACCTGAGCATGATATTACTCCACTTGTTCTTGAAAAGTTGGAAATAGAACAATAA